AAGAATAATATACAGTACAGCTATCATTATAGTGACTATgttattctgtaaaaaaaataataatctctaaataaaaaaaaagtatacttgTTCCTCACACTGCACccagtggagttgatttactaaaggcaagtcggCTGTTAATTTTGCAGGTGGAATTTTCCCTGAGGTTAGTGGATGAGATGAAGGTAGgctggcttccatcatccaaaTATTTATGTTCTCTAGACTGGGATGGAGGACTGTACTGGGTGGGCTCTACTAAGGGTTTATAGGATGGGGAGGTCTATCCTGGAAGGTGCCTCTGTTCAGAGGAAATCTGTattgggtggggggtgggggttctGTGCTGAGGGGTTGCACTGGGATTGATAACTAACTGTACTGGGTGGGCTGTACTGAGGGGTTAAGATGGGGAGGTCTGTCCTGGGAGGTGCCTCTGTTCAGAGGGAGTCTGTATtgggtagggggagggggggggttgtgctgaggGGTTGCACTGGAACTGAAAACTGTACTGGGTGGGCTGTACTGAGGGGTTaggatgggggggtctgtacctGGAGGGGGTCCATAATCggggggtctgtatggggggGTACAGTGCTGAAGGTTTAGGCTGGGAGGGGGACTATACttaagggggtctgtgctgagggGTTAGGATGGGAGGGGGGTATGTActgggggtctatactgaagggtTAGGATAAGCGGGCAGTTATACTGGGGGGTTGTACTGAGGGGTTAGGATAAGAGGGGGTCTGTTTTGAGGGGTTATGATAGCAGGGGGGTTTGTACAGGGGATGAAAGGGGAGTTGAACTGGGGGGCTTTACTGAGGGGTTAGAAAAGGAGGGGGATCTGTATTTAGGGTTCAGGATGGGAGAGGGATTTgtactggggggtctgtactgaggggttacAATGAAAGGGGAGTTGTATTGGAGGGCTGTACTGAGGGGTTAGGAtgatagggggtctgtattgaggGGTTAGGTTAGGAGGGGGATTTGTactagggggggtctgtactgaggggttagGATAATAGGGGAGTCTGTACTCGGGGGTTAAGATaggagggggatctgtactgaggggtcaGGATGGAAGGGGGATTTTTACTGAGGGGTTAGAATTGAAAGGGGAGTTGTATTGGAGGGCTGTACTGAGGGGTTAGGATAATAGGGGTTCTGAACTGAGGGGTTAGGAtagaaggggggtctgtatttagGGGTTAGGAtagaaggggggtctgtatttatGGGTTACGATAGAAGAGGGGTCTGTTTTGAGGTGATAGGGTGGGAGGGAagatctgtactgaggggtctgtaTTGAGGGGTTAGGAGGGATAGGAGGGTCATCCTGGGGTTTTGTACTGAGGGGTTAGGATAGAAGGGGAGTCATATTGGGGTGGGGTCTGTACACTACATAGGAGGTTAGGATAGgaggttttttttctgaaaagggtCAATACTGAAGAGTTAAGCTGGAAGGGGGATTTGTACTGGGGGGTCTGGACTGGTGTTATACTGGACTGGTGTTAGACTGTATTGGCGTCATCGTTTCCTTGGGGACACGTGCGGTACTCATTTTGCTGACCAGGCTGCAGGAATTAGCCTTGGTAATCCTATACAATATCCTTGGGTTTATATACCCAGGATTTTGAGATTGCCTTATTATACGCTATTACCTATCTTGCCCAGCCCAGCACTGTGAGCCTTGAATTACCGCATGTTCAGATCCCTGGATCCGAAATTTTAGTGCCTACCAGCACCTGACTGtccgaacacctgtatgtttataATTTAGTGTTTTTGACCATACCCCCACGTTCGGCTGGCTTGATACATTCTGTCCGTCCAGCCACTGTGGGGCTAACACACTACTGTCGCATGTCTACCCCCAATGCGACCTATTTTATGCAATAtcctatgctcctgaggaagcgctaagcgcgtaacatgtagagcaagctctTCACCAAACTTTTGGAATACTACACTGGATATACAACTCAACACTGTACCTGTAACTGTGCTCTCTAACGAAGCCTATATATAACAAGATTGTATACTGTTGTAATCACTGCTGTAGTATTAGTTGCTGACTTAATTTcgtaattttttgattttatgtcgttccacttttatgatatttcatactaaataaatctctagttttctacatctatttgtactgtgtgcccttaaagcccaacttaTTAGTTCTTCTTTCAATTCTCGTTATATCGGGGCGTTGGCACATTATATACAGGTGCATTCGCGGTGTCACCACGTGATATATGCACATTAAAATAGGTCCCCTCTTTCTGGTGTTAGACTAGGAGTTGGGGTCTGGGCTTCGGTTGGTATGTACTGAAGAGTTAGGCTTGGAAGGGTGTCGATACTGAGGTGGTACACTGGATTGGGGGATCCTGGCCTGTGGGGGAGGATTTGTACTGTACTTTCCTGAGCCCTAAACTCTGAGCAATATGCCCTCCTGGGAGTGTGGGTACTGTATAAGTACTGTGACGTGTGTGCTGTGTATACAGTGAGTGGGCTCAGATTTCATTTAActattgtcctttaagcccatcTCATTGTGCAATTTGGCCCCACTTCTGctgctttttttcctttacttatTTTTTGTGTCTGTGCAGGAGGAGTTGTAAAAAAAGGATCAACCCGAGGTCCAAGATATGCTAGGTACGCCAaggcatgattgggtattctttcgaAAGCGACATTtcgccacatttactaagctctggggaaaatgtttAATTTTCCTTGTAAAGAGAACaacctattttcctttagtaaatcaacactagGGTTTCCTCCCACTGGCTCCTACCCCTTGTAGCCATGTATGAGAAGGCAGGAACCACTGCTTGGGTATGGAGAAGCAGGTATCTGTCTGTTTGTCATGTCTATTTTACTATGTTTGTATACTGAataatatttgtatatttgtttgCTTATGTTCTCAGATATAAATGCTGCCCTCCGAGGTCGGGCAACTCAGTCTTCAATTTTACGAAGTTCTAACAGCGGCTATCAGTCAGCAGCAATCAATGCAATAGATGGTAACCAGGACTCAGACTTTTCCCACGGCTCCTGCTCCCATACACATAATGACCCATCTCCTTGGTGGAGGGTGGACCTGCTGACATCTTATAGAATCTATCACATCAACATTACTAACAGAGGGGACTGCTGTGCTGAAAGACTGAACGGTGCTGAAATTCTCATTGGAAACTCTTTGTCCAACAATGGAAATGATAATCCCAGGTGAGGTTGGGTTTAGCCTACTTTcttccacatacagtatatgaaaggGTGAAATCCTCCACCACAATAAGTAAAAACACCTACAGGCAAAAGTCACAGAAACTCCCTATCACGAATGAAATGCCATTTGGGATCACAGGctaaaaacaaaggcccagattcacgtagcacttacgccgacgtatctcgagatacaccacgtaagtgcacatatgcgccgtcgtatctatgcgccctgactctgaaagcaagatacgcttgtaaataggcttcatccgaccaacgtaagtttcctaccccgtcgtatcgtgggcgcatatttacgctggccgcaaggggcgctcccattgatttacgattcgattatgcaaatgagtgagatacgccgattcacgaacgtacttgcgcccggcgcattaatatacgcggtttacgtaggtcgtacgtccggcgtaaagttacgactcataaagcaggtgtaagtcagcagcatcaatgcaaatggctgcaccagggaacacagccgtcgttatttacgtcatttacgtagtacgtgaatagggctgggcgtaggttacgttcacgtcttaggcagtgattcgacgtatcttagggagtattttcgatgtgattctgagcatgcgcactgggatgcgtccacgggacggcacatgcgccgttcgttcggcccatcatttgcacggggtcactcttcatttaaatggatcacgcccacttccacctactttgaattaggctggcttacgcctacgaatttaagttacgccggcgcaacgttgggagcatttgctttgtgaattccatgcttgcctctctgcgttgcgtcagcgtaaaagagatatatatgcgccgatgtatgtgaatccggcccaaagttcTGGTCTacttttcattaaccacttgaagaccaggccttttcctgacactttttgtttttaacctcctgggcggtgttcccgagtctgactcggggtgagatttttgggctaggatcggtaaccccgagtcagactcaggctcgccttgctggatgtacagggagtttttacttaccttgtccctggatccagcgatgccaccgcgctgtgtgagcgagcgggacctcgctcgattcacacagcgtcctcctgtgccgccgatctccgttccctgcgacgttacgatgcacggggacggagaacggcgccaaatttaaaaaagtaaacaaacacattacatacagtatactgtaatcttatagattacagtatactgtaatcttatagattacagtactgtatgtaaaaaaaactcaccccccttgtccctagtggtctgcccagtgtcctgcatgtcattttatataataaaaacctttttttctccctgcaaactgtagattgtccatagcaaccaaaagtgtccctttatgtcaaaaatagttttagatcagctagaaaacagcgataataaattataatcacttgcagaattgtgcgatagcgatttgtggggaaatttgtcataaaaaaaaaaaaataatgacaacgacaattctgcaactgagcaaatttcagtgattttgatttgattacattattgaatattttttattataattatattattatttgttataattatttatagttatttattatattataatttataattttgttttaaaaaaaatgtcatacccgggatgcctattagaatcttgtttggtcagatttaagtgagttatttctaaaaattacaggcctacaatataaaacgccaaatttccttgcaaataatggtaccgctttcagcatgttttttctgaaagaatcataccgccagggaggttaaggaaaaatctgtatttttttgccagaaaattcaaatagtatatatatatttagcagaggccCCAGAGAATACAATTATGGGTTTTTcacagcggtttttaattttttttttggaaaaaatacactttaatgaatttgaatgcacaaaaacacataacaatacctaatttttggtaaaatataaaatatggtgttacgccgagtaaatagatacctaacatgtcatgctttaacaattaaagtggatttaaacccgaaattttattttttattaaggctTACACCTTGTaaagtataggatttcatgtcttctgtgcccagtctttccacgaagagttaatccagctctgagcaatcctcttatcttttttcagtgagataaaaataGGAGTCCGtttctcccccttgctgtgagtgacaggtcatttacatatctcatgtacgagcctgagagagacagacattctgtgtacttcagatcccttcctcctttcttctccagctatCCCAGAATTGGCAGCTCCACACCTCatcatgattgggcatgctgaagtcatgtggtgacttttctgggttttttctcgatgttagtgatcatatcagaagttcagtgtaagaaatacacaggagaaaatgcatgttgacaaggggagtgcagaggtgggcggggagtctactgacatcacaactccacccaccaaccccggacaacagacccacccacagaatcaggaggcatgtatatctctatagatcagcactatgacagtagtttagaaaggatgagagtggatttacatccactttaaccacttaacccccagaccattttgttgctaaatgaccaggccaccaggccactttttgcaattcagcactgcgtcactttaactcgcaattgcgtggtcgtgcgatgtggctaccaaacaaaatttacgtcctttttttcccacaaatagtttcctttttgtggtatttgatcaccactgcgatctttattttttgcgctataaacaaaaatagagcgacaattttgaaaaaaattcaatattttttactttttgctataataaatattcccataaagtatataaaattattttttttccacagtttaggccaatatgtattattttatatatttttggtaaaaaaaatcacaataagcttttattgattggtatgcagaatttatgggcactgatatgcggcactgatatgcagcacttatgggcaccaataggtggcactgacaggtggcactgatgggcactaacaggcagcactgacaggtggcactgatgggcactgacaggcggcactgatgggcactgacaggtggcattgatggacactaatagatgtcacggatgggcagcactgattgggcaggtactgacaggtgttaatcctgggcactgattggcactgtgatggacactgattgacactatggtgggcactgatttgcactgtggtgggcactgatttgcactttATTGAGCACTGACAGTGGGTTATGATGGGGCATTgactgggcaccgattggcaaccTAGCGGTATCAACCAGTAAGTGAAACTCCAGAAATGTTATATTGaaccatgttgccttccaacagggTTCCTAAGTAGTTAAGTAGCCAGTTGGCACAAGAGTCTAATAGACAAAAGGAGGCCAAACACATTATCAgtgctaaaaagaaaaaatatatatatagttccgCGCCAGAGGATGGGGGCGCTGTGCACATTGTGTGTtcccaggagaaggaggaggaagtgCACATCTCTGGTCTGAGAGGAAATCTGAGACTAGCTTCACTTCATAAGTCGGTGTGACCTGGAAGACCACTAGGATGGGGGAGACCAAGGAGATAGCTGTGAGGACTTCAGTTTCAGTTAGAGTCTCGCAGAGACATATAGGGGTAGATctacgtacaacggcgcattattacgccgggcgtagcgtatctaagatacactacgccgccataacttacctttttttttcgaatcctcaaagaatttgcgccgtaagttacggcggcgtagtgtatctttggcggcgtaatggcgcggcattcaaatctctgtgatgggggcgtgttttatgtaaatacgtcctgacccgacgtaaacaacgttttttttttaactgcgcatgcgccgtccgtgggggtatcccagtgcgcatgctcgaaattaacccggaacaagccaatgcttccgacggtgacgtcactctacgcaaatccctattcgcgaacgacgtaaaaatttcaaatttctacacaggaacgacggccatacttaacattgagtacgcctcataacagtagctttaactatacgctggaaaaagccgaacgcaaacgacgtaaaaaaatgcgccggccggacgtacgttcgtggatcgccgtaaatagctaatttgcatactcgacgcggaattcgacggaaacgacacctagcggcctccgaaaaattgcatcttagatccgacggcgtactaagacgtacacctgtcggatcgatcccagatgccgttgtatcttgttttgtggatacaaaacaaagatacgacgcaggaaatttaaaattacgcggcatatcttttgtggatctgccccatactctTTACTTTTTGGCTCTTTGGATGCCTCTTCTCCCAGTTAACTGAAAACGCAAACCAAAATCATTCAGTACAACAAAGCATGGTGGACAACCAATAGAGCCATCCTTAAACAATGGACATCCCCCCACCATCAAAGATATTAAACTTGATTTGCTGAACCCACTGCCGAAAAAAAAGCTGGACCTGGTCCTATCCCATCATTGGAAAACACCTAGATTCCACCGCAAGTGGGACCTTTATATCGAGTGTTACGGGACTTGGAGAGCTCAATTCTAAGCGATACCCCGAACACTACCTAGGCCCCCATACACATCCCTATTTCCAGCTAAGAGCTTCAATAAGGCCTCATTCTCATACTATCATACAATGAAGACTGTCCTCCTGAACACTTcatgtttttccttttgttttcctATAAACTTCCTAAAAACTTGTTCATTACCATGATAATTTCCTCTCTACAGGTGTGCAATGGTGATCTCAATCCCAGCTGGAGGAACAGAGACCTTCATGTGTAATGGCATGGTTGCCCGATACGTCAATGTCATTTTGCGAGGAAAATCCGATTATCTTCATCTGTGTGAAGTTCAGGTCTTTGGACATTACTTTGAAAATGAAGTCTAATACATTTCCATTGAAAAGAAGGTTTAAATAAATAATGTCATAGGaggtaaaggaaaataaaaaattagtattaggcagaaaaaatgcacaggtAGGGAAGGCAAAAATCAatataaagtataaaaatataaagcatatatacaataaaaatatatgaaataaaaatattaaaaagatacAAGCTTTTGGAACACTAGGCTTCTTCTTTCGGTACTTCTAATGCATTATTATACCTGAAGAAGGATCTTAGTGttcagagaggttttttttttaacatttttagagAGCCACCAATAGGTAAAACTTGACAATACTGTTTGCCTTCCCTACCTGTGTAATAAGAGTTTTAActgctttatttaaccacttcagcctcggaagattttccccctaatGACCAAGTCACTTTttccgatacggcactgcgtcgctttagctgacaattgcgcggtcgtgtgacgctgtacctaaacaaaattgacgtccttttttaccagaaatagaactttcttttggtggtattttatcagctctgcagtttttattttttgcgttataaacagaaaaagagcaataattttgaaaaaaaaaaacaatattttttactttttgctataataaatatcctccaaaaaaataaaataataattccttcatcagtttaggccaatatgtattcttctacatatttttggtaaaaaattgcaataagtgtatattaattggtttgcgcaaaagttatagcgtctacaaaataggggatagatttatggcatttttataatttttttactagtaatggcggcgattagtgatttttagtgggactgcgacattgcggcggacagatcggacacctaactgatttACACAATTTTTATGCAAGTTTTACATCTCTGTACTGGGGGGAGCATGCCTGGGTAgagggtaaaaaaaagcactggaaTCGCTTTCAGAATCACATCAAATAGCAGGCAGAAATTATTTCTGTGAGtttgcattgaagtctatggggccaaaattgCACTGGAGTcttaccaaagtagtacaggaactttttcCAAAATCATTACGTGCTGAgtcgcattgatgtgaacaggcaccattaagtataatgggggttatttactaaactggagagtgcaaaatgtggtgcaactctacatagaaaccaaccagctcccagcttttattgtcaaaacttaattgaataagctgaagttagaggctgattggctactgtgacagactcactcgggacagaggcttttgaagGGAACTGAATGCTAGTCTCTTgtctactgactatgggccctggtaTTTGAGGGAGCTACAAGCATTTAGGAAGATATTCTGTTATGTAATGCTGAGGACATGTATTGATGAGGAACCAGCTGGACTGGAAGGTGCTGTGCGTGTTCACCTCGCACGCACAGCACCTTCTGGTCCAGCTGGTTCCTCATCATCGAGAGGTGGAGCGCACGCTGTAAGTCTCCCCAGCATGGACATCGCTCTCTACACGATCCATTCAATCGATCCATTTCGACCATAAGCCTATAGCCTCAGTGCGGGGACGCGGGCACTATCCAAGTAAGCGgccattcggcactgtgttgtttttaaattttaaaataaaacgtTATTATGCCATGGCGGTATCTCTCTCTTCTTATACCCTAAATGACGCTCCAACAAGCTGACCCAAAGGAAATTCCAGGTGTCATAACTTTGTCCATGGTGACAACAAGCtcaatttgacctctttttagcgAAAAAggtcaagtgcttgattcacaaagcacttgcctgtaaacttgcggcggcgtaacgtaaatccgtccggcgcctaattcaaatggggcgtgtgtcatttaaattaggcgcgttcccgcgcggaacgtactgcgcatgctccgttttgaaatttcccgccgtgctttgcgcgaaatgacgtcgcaccgacgtaattttttgaacggcgacatgcgttacgtcctttcctattcacggacgacttacgcaaaaaaaaaaaatttaaattcgacgcgggaacgacggccatactttaacatggctagtctaaatataagccattgaaatagcatccgtaactttacgccgggaaaagccgactagcgacgtaagagaatgcgaagaccacgcgtaccttcgtggatcgccgtaaacagctaattagcatacccaacgcggaaaacgacgcgaactccacccagcgggcgccaaagtattgcatcctaagatccgaaggcgtacgaagccgtacgcctgtcggatcttacccaaatgccatcgtatcttggtttgaggattcaaactaaagatacgacgcgggaaattttaaaatacgccggcgtatcagtagataggccggggtatttcatctgtgaatctggccctttattcacAATCACTTTCAAAAAATTCTTCCCTTTTTCCCTCTTCCACCATTATCCCTCTTTCTCCTTTaacatataatatatttattttctttttctttgtacaATTCACTTCTCCTCTCAGACTCCCACCAACATTGAATATGTCCTTGTACTCTTAAACTGTATCCAACTACTccatatatttacacatttttctattttattctctccaTAAAGATACTATTCTTCCATGTTGTAGACAAATTCTACCCTTTTAACCCAATCTCTTATCATTAGGCTTTCTGGTGATTGCCAATATTTTGGAATCCAGAATTTTGCTgcatttattaggtaatatattagGTGATTATGACTGATTTCtgtatttgcagcattttttttttattataatttttttaatcacacttttattcattttccgattataaaaaatataaatactttATTCACAATCACTTTCTCAAAATTCTTCCccttttccc
The sequence above is drawn from the Rana temporaria chromosome 4, aRanTem1.1, whole genome shotgun sequence genome and encodes:
- the LOC120936072 gene encoding fucolectin-5-like yields the protein MIFLQSVALLWTLFGVTAEYINAALRGRATQSSILRSSNSGYQSAAINAIDGNQDSDFSHGSCSHTHNDPSPWWRVDLLTSYRIYHINITNRGDCCAERLNGAEILIGNSLSNNGNDNPRCAMVISIPAGGTETFMCNGMVARYVNVILRGKSDYLHLCEVQVFGHYFENEV